The DNA segment AATGTTTTACAAGCCACAGGTAAGTAATGAAGTAAGATATGGAGGGCTTGTTGCAGCTCCTGTCTTCAGAGAAGTTATAAAGCGTATCACAATGAATAAAAGTATAGAATCAAATGATGTTACACAAATAGGTACAAAAGTTAAACAAATAAAAAAAGATTATGTAGGTACAATTACTACAATGCCAGATTTAAAAGGAATGTCATTAAGAGAAGCAATAAATCTTTTTAAAAATGAAAATATAGATATAAAAATAGAAGGAATAGGAACAATTGTAAACCAATATCCTGCTCCAAAAGAAAGTCTTGAAAATGTGAAAGAAATAAAAATTTATTTAAAGTAGGTGAGAAAGATTAGGTATTATAAATTATGTGTAGACGGTACAAACTCTTTTTTCACTTATTGTGATGAAAATGATGAGTATAATATTGGGGACAGAGTAGCAGTAAGTTTTCGTGGAAGAGAACAGGGAGCATTAATTGCAGAGCCAGATAAGAGCAGTGAATTTGAATTTAAAGTTTTACCTATAAAAAGAAAGCTTACTGGAGAAGTATCTTTAAATGAGACATATATGAAGATGCTTTTATGGGTAAGAAATTATTATATGTGCAAATTTGAACAAGTTTTGAAAGCAGCAATACCTTCAGATTTAAAAGTAAAATATGAAGAAGTTTATAAACTTACAGATAATGGAAGAAATGATTTTTTAAATCCTATAATAAATTATTTTCTTGAACGGGAACAAGTGACAAAGCCAGTTTTAAGAAAACATTTTTCTAAAGAATTTATTAATAATGCTGTAGAAAAAAATATATTAATTATCAACACAAATAAAAAAATATGCTATAATTTTAAGTCAGAGCTGTTTTTTTCAGAAGATGATTTAAAAGGTATTTCAAATGATTTTACAGAAGAAAATTTGAGAGAACTAAAAAATTATTTTACAAGAAAAAGTGAGATGATAAAAACAAGTCTTGAAAATAAATTTGCAAAGAAAGAAATTGAAAGACTTATAAAAGAGGAAAAGCTTTTATTTATAAAAAGGGTGAAAGAAAAAGAAGAAAAGAAAATTTTATCTCAGGAAAAAGAAAAAATTTCTGTAAATGCAGTTTTAAATAGTGAACAGCAAAAAGTGAGAGACAAAATTCTTAATTCTCAGAAAAAATATTTTCTTATAAAAGGAATAACTGGATCAGGAAAAACAGAAATATATATAAATCTTATAAGAGAAGCTCTTTTAAGAGGAAAAGGATCTATTTTTCTTGTTCCTGAGATATCTCTTACTCCTCAGATGGTTGAGAGGTTTAAGAAAGAATTTGAAGATGGAGTTGCCATTCTTCATAGCAGACTTTCAAATAAAGAAAGAGGAGAAGAATGGCTTAAGTTATATTCAGGAGAAAAAAAAGTAGTTCTTGGAGTAAGATCAGCTGTATTTGCTCCTGTTAAAGAATTAGAGTATATAATAATTGATGAAGAACATGAAAGCAGTTATAAACAAGATACAACTCCTATATACAATGCAAAATTTGTAGCACTGAAAAGAAGCCAGCTGGAAGGATGCAAGGTTATTTTTGGATCTGCTACTCCTTCAATAGAAAGTTATTATTTTGGTAAAACAGGAATGTTTGAACTTCTTACTTTAGAATCAAGATATAATAATGCTGTTTTGCCTGATGTTAAAGTTGTTGATATGAAAGATGAGGAAGATAGTTTTTTCAGTAAAGAACTTCTTAAAAATATAAGAGAAACTCTCTTAAAAAAAGAACAGGTTATTCTCCTTCTTAATAGAAAAGGTTATTCAACAATGGTTCAATGCAAAGAATGTGGGCATATAGAGGAGTGCGAGCATTGCTCTATAAAAATGAGTTATTATCATAGCAGAAAAACATTGAAATGTAATTATTGTGGAACAGAAAAAAGATTTAATGGAAAATGCAGCAAATGCGGAAGCAGTGAACTTGATTTTGGTGGTAAAGGTGTTGAACAGGTAGAACATAAACTAAAAGAATATTTTGATGTTCCTATAGTAAGAATGGACGCTGATAATGCACGGGAAAAAAATTTTTATAAAGAAACTTATTATAAATTTCTTAATAAAGAATATGATATAATGATAGGGACACAGCTTATAGCTAAAGGTCTTCATTTTCCAAATGTAACTCTTGTGGGAGTAATAAATGCAGATATGATTTTAAGTTTTCCTGATTTCAGAGCAGGAGAAAAGACATATCAGCTTATAACACAGGCAGCAGGAAGAGCAGGAAGAGGGGATAAGAAAGGAAAAGTAATAATTCAGTCATATCAGCCAGAAAGTTATGTTATGGAAAAAATAATGAAGAATGACTATGAAGGATTTTACAATTCTGAAATAGAAATGAGAAAAATTTTAGGTTATCCTCCATTTTCAAAAATTATTAATATAGGAATTTCTTCTTCAAAGGAAGAAAAACTTGAAAAAATAGCTAAGAGACTTTTTAATGCTGTAAAAAGAGATTATGTAGAAATTTATGGGCCTAATAAAAGTCTTGTATATAAAGTTAAAGATAGATATAGAGAAAATATCTTTATAAAAGGAAGCAAAAAAAATATAGATTATTATAAAAAAGAACTTGAAAAAATTTTAACAGAATTTGATGATGAGGGGTGCAGAATAGTAGTTGATATAGACCCTGTAAATCTTATATAATAGTAAAGGAGAAAGAAAATGATATACGAAATAAAAAAATATGGTGAAGAATGTCTTGTGAAAGAATCTGTTCCTGTTGAAGCAGTTACAGATGAAATACTTGAAATACTTGAAAATATGGTTGAAACAATGCATGAAGCAAATGGTGTAGGGCTTGCAGCTCCTCAGGTTGGAATAAATAAAAGATTCTTTGTAATAGATATAGGAGATGGAGTTGTAAGAAAAATAATTAACCCTGAAATACTTGAATCATCAGAAGAAGTTACAGAAAGTGATGAAGGATGTTTAAGTGTTCCTGGAATTTATAGAAAAGTAAAAAGAGCTTATGAAATTAAGGTAAGATATATGAATGAAGCAGGAGAAATAAAAGAAGAAACTATAAATGGTTTTCTTGCAAAAGCATTTCAGCATGAATTTGACCATCTTTCAGGAACTCTTTTTATTGAGAGAATATCACCTGTGTCTAAAAAATTAATAGCACAAAAATTAAAACATTTAAAAAGAGAAACAGAAAGAGAACACAAAAATAAAGCAAATAAATAATAAGGCGGTTCTGTTATGATAAATCCTAAAAGAATAGGGGCTGTACTTTTTATAATTATAAATATAGCTAGTTTTGGCCCTAATATATACAGAAGCTGTGTAAAGGTATCAAAATTAGAAAAAGAAATTTCTTCTCTTAAAGAAGCTCAATGCAGTATAAGAGAAAAAATTAAAAATTATGACAAAGAAATAGAAGAATTGAAAGATATTAATAACAGAGAAAAAATGGTCCGTAATAAACTCCAAATGGTAAAACATGGAGAAATAATTTATAGAGTTACAAAATAAAGGAGGAAAATTTTAAATGAAAAGAGAATTGGCATTAGAGTTCGCCAGAGTAACTGAAGCAGCAGCACTTGCAGCACAGAAATGGGTAGGAAGAGGAGATAAGAACCTTGCAGATGGTGCAGCAGTAGAAGCTATGAGAAATGTTCTTAACAGAATCAAAATTGATGGAGAAATCGTTATTGGAGAAGGAGAAATTGACGAAGCTCCTATGCTGTATATTGGTGAAAAAGTTGGTTTAAAATATAATCCTGAAAAAATAGAAGATTTTAGAGATGAAGAATTATATGCTGTTGATATTGCTGTTGATCCTATAGAAGGAACTAGAATGACAGCTCAAGGACAACCTAATGCTATTGCAGTTCTTGCAGCAGCTGAAAGAGGAACTTTCCTTAAAGCACCTGATATGTATATGGAAAAATTAGTTGTAGGTCCTGAAGCAAAGGGAGTTATTGATCTTAATAAATCTCTTGAAGATAATATCAGAAGTGTAGCTAAAGCACTAAATAAAGAAGTAAAAGATATGATGATAGTTGTTCTTGATAAACCTAGACATAAAAAAGCTATGGAACAAATAAGAGATCTTGGAGCAAAACTTTATGCTCTTCCTGATGGAGATGTTGCAGGTTCTATTCTTACTTCAATAGTTGACTCTGATGTTGATATGCTTTATGGAATAGGAGGAGCTCCTGAAGGAGTAATATCAGCTGCAATAATAAGAGTCCTTGGAGGAGATATGCAAGGAAGACTTCTTCTTAGAAGTGATGTAAAAGGTTCTGATGATAAAAATGATAAAATATCTGAAGATGAAAAAAGAAGATGTGATGAAGTAGGAGTTGAAGTAGGAAAGAAACTTCTTCTTGAAGACTTAGTAAAAACAGATGAGATTATTTTCTCTGCAACAGGTATTACAAGTGGAGATCTTTTAGAAGGGGTTAAAAGAAAAGGAAATATTGCAAGGACTCAAACTCTTGTAGTAAGAGGAAGCAGTAAAACTGTAAGATATATAAATTCTGTTCATAATCTTGAATTTAAAGATATATATCTTGAAAAATTATTAAAAGATTAATTAAAATTATAAAAATTCTAAAGGAGCTGTTGCGATTTAGAAAAGGCAACAGCCCTTTCTTTATAATAAAAAAATAAAATTATGGAGGAATAATGTTTTTTTACGAAGATTTTATAAAAAAACTTGATGGCAGTCTGCAAGGAACAGGAATAGAAAAGTTTGGACTTGATGTAAAGAAAACTGTAGTATGGCTTGGAACAGGAATACTTTTCCTTATCGCAGGGATTCTTGAACTTTATATTAGTTGGAAAAAAGATTTTGCTGTTACAGATCTTGTTGTAGGGGTAATTTTTCTAATTTTAAGTTTCAGACATTTAAAAATGTATTTTGGTTATAAAATCATTTTAGATTTTACTGAAGGGAAGTTAAAAAGTAAAGGAATTACTTTTGAATTTGAAAAAGTAAAAAGCTGTGTTTTAAGAGAGCAAGTACTTGGGAAAAAAAGAAGAATGGAAGTAGTTCTTGATATAGTTACAGAAGAGGGACAGGAAGTTATAATTCCTTTGATGATGAATAATAAACTTAGATTTGCAAGTCTTATAAAGAATAAACTTGGAAGAAAATTTACAGTAGAAAAATAAAAAAATTTATAAATGAACAGAGTCACTTTGTAGTGGCTCTGTTTTTATATTATAATTCTTTAAAAAAGATTGTATCCTAGAAAGTAATTTATAAAAGTAAGAAAAGCACCAGCTATTATAAGGCTTAGAATAATCTTAAATATAAATCCAAGAATAGAGGTAAAAATTTTAAAGATAAGAAAAAATATAAGAATAGCACCTATAATTGCAATTATTTCCATGTAAAAACTCCTTTCATATAATATTTATATTAATATAATAACATATAGAAAAGAGGAAGTTAAACAGAATTTAATAAAAAATAAAATAAGTGCTATAATATTATTATAGAGATATACAAAAATATATACATTTTGGAGGAGTCTATGAAAAAAGAATTATTAAAAGATATAGTTCTTATTACAGCTGGAGCTTTTATATATGCTTTTGGAGTAAATTATTTTTTTGTTGCAAATAAATTAGCTGATGGTGGACTTGCAGGAATTTCAGTTATTCTCCATTATCTTTTTAATTTTAATATTAGTATAACTTACCTTGTTCTTAATATACCACTTATTATAATGGGATATAAACTTATAGGTGGACAGTTTATTCTAAAAACATTTTATGGAACAACAATGACATCACTAGCATTTAGAGTATTTCAGAACTATCTTGGTACTATGGATGATAAACTTATAGCTTCAATATTTGGAGGGCTTATAATTGGAATAGGACTTGGGACAATTTTTGTAGGAGGAGGATCTTCAGGTGGAAGTGATATCTTAGTTAAAATATTAAATAAATATTTTGATATTCCAATAGGAAAAGCTTTTTTAGTACTTGATCTTTTTGTTCTTTCAGCACTTGGTTTACTTTTTGGCAGAGATGTTTTTATGTATACTCTTGTGGGACTTTTTATTTCAACTAAAGCAATTGATTTTATTCAAGATGGTGTTGATAAGGCAAAAGCTATGATGATAATTTCAGAAAAGAGTGAAGAAATAAAAGAAGAGATAA comes from the Fusobacterium perfoetens genome and includes:
- the priA gene encoding replication restart helicase PriA; translated protein: MRKIRYYKLCVDGTNSFFTYCDENDEYNIGDRVAVSFRGREQGALIAEPDKSSEFEFKVLPIKRKLTGEVSLNETYMKMLLWVRNYYMCKFEQVLKAAIPSDLKVKYEEVYKLTDNGRNDFLNPIINYFLEREQVTKPVLRKHFSKEFINNAVEKNILIINTNKKICYNFKSELFFSEDDLKGISNDFTEENLRELKNYFTRKSEMIKTSLENKFAKKEIERLIKEEKLLFIKRVKEKEEKKILSQEKEKISVNAVLNSEQQKVRDKILNSQKKYFLIKGITGSGKTEIYINLIREALLRGKGSIFLVPEISLTPQMVERFKKEFEDGVAILHSRLSNKERGEEWLKLYSGEKKVVLGVRSAVFAPVKELEYIIIDEEHESSYKQDTTPIYNAKFVALKRSQLEGCKVIFGSATPSIESYYFGKTGMFELLTLESRYNNAVLPDVKVVDMKDEEDSFFSKELLKNIRETLLKKEQVILLLNRKGYSTMVQCKECGHIEECEHCSIKMSYYHSRKTLKCNYCGTEKRFNGKCSKCGSSELDFGGKGVEQVEHKLKEYFDVPIVRMDADNAREKNFYKETYYKFLNKEYDIMIGTQLIAKGLHFPNVTLVGVINADMILSFPDFRAGEKTYQLITQAAGRAGRGDKKGKVIIQSYQPESYVMEKIMKNDYEGFYNSEIEMRKILGYPPFSKIINIGISSSKEEKLEKIAKRLFNAVKRDYVEIYGPNKSLVYKVKDRYRENIFIKGSKKNIDYYKKELEKILTEFDDEGCRIVVDIDPVNLI
- the def gene encoding peptide deformylase — protein: MIYEIKKYGEECLVKESVPVEAVTDEILEILENMVETMHEANGVGLAAPQVGINKRFFVIDIGDGVVRKIINPEILESSEEVTESDEGCLSVPGIYRKVKRAYEIKVRYMNEAGEIKEETINGFLAKAFQHEFDHLSGTLFIERISPVSKKLIAQKLKHLKRETEREHKNKANK
- a CDS encoding FtsB family cell division protein yields the protein MINPKRIGAVLFIIINIASFGPNIYRSCVKVSKLEKEISSLKEAQCSIREKIKNYDKEIEELKDINNREKMVRNKLQMVKHGEIIYRVTK
- the glpX gene encoding class II fructose-bisphosphatase is translated as MKRELALEFARVTEAAALAAQKWVGRGDKNLADGAAVEAMRNVLNRIKIDGEIVIGEGEIDEAPMLYIGEKVGLKYNPEKIEDFRDEELYAVDIAVDPIEGTRMTAQGQPNAIAVLAAAERGTFLKAPDMYMEKLVVGPEAKGVIDLNKSLEDNIRSVAKALNKEVKDMMIVVLDKPRHKKAMEQIRDLGAKLYALPDGDVAGSILTSIVDSDVDMLYGIGGAPEGVISAAIIRVLGGDMQGRLLLRSDVKGSDDKNDKISEDEKRRCDEVGVEVGKKLLLEDLVKTDEIIFSATGITSGDLLEGVKRKGNIARTQTLVVRGSSKTVRYINSVHNLEFKDIYLEKLLKD
- a CDS encoding YitT family protein codes for the protein MKKELLKDIVLITAGAFIYAFGVNYFFVANKLADGGLAGISVILHYLFNFNISITYLVLNIPLIIMGYKLIGGQFILKTFYGTTMTSLAFRVFQNYLGTMDDKLIASIFGGLIIGIGLGTIFVGGGSSGGSDILVKILNKYFDIPIGKAFLVLDLFVLSALGLLFGRDVFMYTLVGLFISTKAIDFIQDGVDKAKAMMIISEKSEEIKEEIMKQTGRGVTIINARGGYTNDTKNVLYCIMGRYEVTTVKRIVKNLDRRAFMSISEVSEVLGEGFKDITK